One part of the Streptomyces lydicus genome encodes these proteins:
- a CDS encoding NAD(P)/FAD-dependent oxidoreductase: MPTRYGHHLDTSDVVIVGAGAVGAACAYYAARSGLSVTVVDRGAVAGGTTGAGEGNLLVSDKEPGPELDLALLSARLWRELADALPPEIEYETKGGLVVAGDEPGLAALRTLSGAQAAAGVASSYLPAGRLQDAEPHLAPGLAGGVLYPQDAQVQPALAAAHLLRVSGARLHLGAEVTAVLRGPGGAVRGVRTPRGDLLAPAVVNATGTWAGDLAGLAGVTVPVLPRRGYVLVTEPLPRIVRRKVYAADYVADVASDSAALQTSAVVEGTPAGPVLIGASRERVGFDRTLSVEVIRRLAARAAALFPVLAGVRVMRAYQGFRPYLPDHLPAIGPDPRAPGLLHACGHEGAGIGLAPATGRLIAAALTATPAPLDTAPFRPDRFVERSPA; this comes from the coding sequence GTGCCCACGAGATACGGTCACCACCTGGACACCTCCGATGTCGTCATCGTCGGGGCCGGTGCGGTCGGCGCCGCCTGCGCCTACTACGCCGCCCGGTCCGGCCTCTCCGTCACCGTCGTCGACCGTGGCGCGGTCGCGGGCGGCACCACCGGCGCCGGCGAGGGAAACCTGCTCGTCTCCGACAAGGAGCCGGGCCCGGAACTCGACCTCGCGCTGCTCTCCGCCCGGCTGTGGCGCGAACTCGCCGACGCCCTTCCGCCGGAGATCGAGTACGAGACCAAGGGCGGGCTGGTCGTCGCCGGCGACGAGCCGGGCCTGGCCGCCCTGCGCACGCTCAGCGGGGCGCAGGCCGCGGCGGGCGTGGCGAGCAGCTACCTCCCGGCCGGCCGGCTGCAGGACGCCGAGCCCCATCTCGCGCCCGGCCTCGCCGGCGGCGTCCTCTACCCGCAGGACGCACAGGTCCAACCCGCCCTGGCCGCCGCGCACCTGCTGCGCGTCTCAGGCGCCCGGCTCCACCTGGGCGCCGAGGTCACCGCCGTCCTCCGGGGCCCCGGCGGAGCGGTCCGCGGCGTCCGCACCCCGCGCGGCGACCTCCTCGCGCCCGCCGTCGTCAACGCCACCGGCACCTGGGCCGGCGACCTCGCCGGGCTCGCCGGGGTGACCGTCCCGGTACTGCCGCGCCGCGGATACGTCCTGGTCACCGAGCCGTTGCCGCGCATCGTCCGGCGCAAGGTGTACGCCGCCGACTACGTCGCCGACGTGGCCAGCGACTCGGCCGCACTGCAGACCTCCGCCGTCGTCGAGGGCACCCCGGCCGGCCCGGTGCTCATCGGTGCCAGCCGCGAACGCGTCGGCTTCGACCGCACACTCTCGGTCGAGGTGATCCGCCGGCTCGCCGCCCGGGCCGCGGCCCTCTTCCCCGTGCTGGCCGGGGTCCGGGTGATGCGTGCCTACCAGGGCTTCCGCCCCTACCTCCCCGACCACCTCCCCGCCATCGGCCCCGACCCGCGCGCCCCCGGCCTGCTGCACGCCTGCGGCCACGAGGGCGCCGGCATCGGCCTCGCCCCCGCGACCGGCCGGCTGATCGCCGCCGCGCTGACCGCGACCCCCGCACCCCTGGACACCGCGCCCTTCCGGCCGGACCGCTTCGTGGAGAGGAGCCCGGCATGA
- a CDS encoding collagenase yields the protein MSPSRTRRRLLLTATLVATLAMPFVQTAGAAPRGTAPAAPARQPHPAPRTADRTAGDPHDRAQRLSRTPRFSATPAPAPRAATTDGRIPGPQTGPAAPGHRAAPAVAPCTLDGVTGLNPEQFADFLADPAVTADGCLRDLIWTWDPRLAPVMSDAHVQAVARRIAALAASHDGTDAGHLYEMFTYLHAVAYQDFSHDEIDTTDTPTVTAVRRAVDAFGAAAHTFDVTRTNADTLREALYAISGPGGRQYQLGLIQRVLATLDAAHPATHKDPAWGNAALAALSVNYLGVYPGNKDTAFRAAVVADPAYRAAFKAFADYTHLKGTANAWAVRDALGEYGRFGQIDSLKPAIVTDLGALLTTTVRNFGEGSDPWAKVVGWLGTFDACKPYGVCKTDIEKRIFPYTYSYDNGAIKVRTALDRATVDQLYYASKQVKAQFHRVLGTTEPLAGDPNTTLTIVLYASRADYEVYHPLLTGMGTNNGGVYIEQGATFYTYQRRVPQDSSLTLEELFRHEYVHYLNGRFAVPGSFGEGPWYEGDRTTAMDEGSAEFFDGSTRDDGIAVRRSLVRDIIADTAGGTPRMSINAFLHATYDHDGFRFYSYAGTFFEFLWREHPARLQEMYRYLRADDPAGFDAWRTRQSTDAALQQQYDAFLDAQIAHVDDLFVPHTAFTPNGSLTYADVAGVRAAFASATAATPACQDNGDPAHGRFLCTGRITANLSDSTSPDQVFKDMSETVDYFLLDRARPAANNLADMNCTFGPTTVWSSGRAGTADYSCEGPLRR from the coding sequence GTGTCCCCTTCGCGTACCCGACGCAGACTCCTGCTGACCGCGACCCTCGTCGCCACCCTCGCGATGCCGTTCGTCCAGACCGCCGGGGCGGCACCCCGCGGGACGGCGCCGGCCGCCCCCGCCCGGCAGCCGCACCCGGCGCCCCGGACCGCCGACCGGACCGCCGGCGATCCCCACGACCGGGCCCAACGCCTGTCCCGTACACCCCGGTTCAGCGCCACACCCGCACCCGCGCCCCGCGCCGCCACGACCGACGGCCGCATACCGGGCCCGCAGACCGGCCCCGCCGCCCCCGGCCACCGGGCCGCACCCGCCGTCGCCCCCTGCACCCTCGACGGGGTCACCGGCCTGAACCCCGAGCAGTTCGCCGACTTCCTCGCCGACCCGGCCGTCACCGCCGACGGCTGCCTGCGCGACCTCATCTGGACCTGGGACCCCCGGCTGGCTCCCGTCATGTCCGACGCCCATGTGCAGGCCGTCGCCCGGCGCATCGCCGCCCTCGCCGCCTCCCACGACGGCACCGACGCCGGCCACCTCTACGAGATGTTCACGTACCTGCACGCGGTGGCCTACCAGGACTTCTCACACGACGAGATCGACACCACCGACACCCCGACCGTCACCGCGGTCCGCCGCGCGGTCGACGCCTTCGGCGCCGCCGCCCACACCTTCGACGTGACCCGGACCAACGCCGACACCCTGCGCGAGGCCCTGTACGCCATCAGCGGGCCGGGCGGACGCCAGTACCAACTCGGGCTGATCCAGCGGGTCCTGGCCACCCTCGACGCCGCCCACCCCGCCACCCACAAGGACCCGGCCTGGGGCAACGCCGCCCTCGCCGCCCTCTCGGTGAACTACCTGGGCGTCTACCCCGGCAACAAGGACACCGCCTTCCGGGCCGCGGTCGTCGCCGACCCCGCCTACCGCGCCGCCTTCAAAGCCTTCGCCGATTACACCCACCTCAAGGGCACCGCCAACGCCTGGGCGGTCCGCGACGCGCTCGGTGAATACGGTCGCTTCGGCCAGATCGACTCCCTCAAGCCGGCGATCGTCACCGACCTCGGGGCCCTCCTGACCACGACCGTGCGCAACTTCGGCGAGGGCAGCGACCCCTGGGCCAAGGTCGTCGGCTGGCTGGGCACCTTCGACGCCTGTAAGCCCTACGGCGTCTGCAAGACCGACATCGAGAAGCGGATCTTCCCGTACACCTACTCCTACGACAACGGCGCCATCAAGGTGCGCACCGCCCTCGACCGCGCCACCGTCGACCAGCTGTACTACGCGTCCAAGCAGGTCAAGGCCCAGTTCCACCGGGTGCTCGGGACCACCGAACCGCTGGCCGGCGACCCCAACACCACGCTCACCATCGTCCTGTACGCCTCGCGCGCCGACTACGAGGTCTACCACCCGCTGCTCACCGGGATGGGCACCAACAACGGCGGCGTCTACATCGAGCAGGGCGCCACCTTCTACACCTACCAGCGCCGCGTCCCCCAGGACTCCAGCCTCACCCTCGAAGAGCTCTTCCGGCACGAGTACGTCCACTACCTCAACGGCCGGTTCGCCGTGCCCGGTTCCTTCGGCGAGGGCCCCTGGTACGAGGGCGACCGCACCACCGCCATGGACGAGGGCAGCGCGGAATTCTTCGACGGCTCGACCCGTGACGACGGCATCGCCGTACGGCGGTCACTCGTCCGCGACATCATCGCGGACACCGCGGGCGGCACACCGCGCATGAGCATCAACGCCTTCCTGCACGCGACCTACGACCACGACGGCTTCCGCTTCTACTCCTACGCCGGGACGTTCTTCGAGTTCCTGTGGCGCGAACACCCCGCCAGGCTGCAGGAGATGTACCGGTACCTGCGCGCCGACGACCCCGCGGGCTTCGACGCCTGGCGCACCCGGCAGAGCACCGACGCCGCCCTCCAGCAGCAGTACGACGCCTTCCTCGACGCCCAGATCGCCCACGTCGACGACCTCTTCGTACCGCACACCGCCTTCACCCCCAACGGCAGCCTGACGTACGCCGACGTCGCCGGGGTGCGCGCGGCCTTCGCCTCGGCCACCGCCGCCACCCCCGCCTGCCAGGACAACGGCGACCCGGCCCACGGCCGCTTCCTGTGCACCGGCCGGATCACCGCCAACCTCAGCGACTCGACCAGCCCCGACCAGGTCTTCAAGGACATGTCGGAGACCGTCGACTACTTCCTGCTCGACCGCGCCCGGCCCGCGGCGAACAACCTCGCCGACATGAACTGCACCTTCGGCCCCACCACCGTCTGGTCCTCGGGCCGAGCCGGCACCGCGGACTACAGCTGTGAGGGACCGCTGCGGCGCTGA
- a CDS encoding proline racemase family protein, whose protein sequence is MRTRHVFHAVDSHTEGMPTRVITGGVGTIPGATMADRRRHFAEHRDDLRTLLMYEPRGHAAMSGAILQPPTRPDADYGVLFIEVSGFLPMCGHGTIGVATVLVETGMVEVREPVTTVRLDTPAGLVTAEVRVRDGAATAVTLTNVPAFCAALDRKITVPGYGSIGYDLAYGGNFYAVVPLDSVGLPFDRARKDDILAAGLALMDAVNATDRPVHPEDDRIGGLKHVYFAAPGSDATRSRHAMAIHPGWFDRSPCGTGTSARMAQLHARGELPLHQDFVNESFIGTEFTGRLVGETTVGGLPAVVPTVTGRAWLTGTAQYFLDPADPFPAGFRL, encoded by the coding sequence GTGCGCACCCGCCACGTCTTCCACGCCGTCGACTCCCACACCGAGGGCATGCCCACCCGGGTCATCACCGGCGGCGTCGGCACCATCCCCGGCGCCACCATGGCCGACCGCCGGCGCCACTTCGCCGAGCACCGCGACGACCTCCGCACCCTGCTGATGTACGAGCCGCGCGGCCACGCCGCCATGAGCGGCGCCATCCTCCAGCCGCCCACCCGGCCCGACGCCGACTACGGCGTCCTCTTCATCGAGGTCTCGGGGTTCCTGCCGATGTGCGGGCACGGGACGATCGGCGTGGCCACCGTCCTGGTCGAGACCGGCATGGTGGAGGTGCGCGAACCGGTGACGACCGTGCGGCTCGACACCCCCGCCGGACTGGTCACCGCCGAGGTGCGGGTGCGGGACGGCGCGGCCACCGCCGTCACCCTCACCAACGTCCCCGCGTTCTGCGCCGCACTGGACCGCAAGATCACCGTCCCCGGATACGGCAGCATCGGCTACGACCTCGCCTACGGCGGCAACTTCTACGCCGTCGTCCCGCTCGACAGCGTCGGACTGCCCTTCGACCGGGCCCGCAAGGACGACATCCTCGCCGCCGGGCTGGCGCTGATGGACGCGGTCAACGCCACCGACCGGCCGGTGCACCCCGAGGACGACCGGATCGGCGGCCTCAAGCACGTCTACTTCGCCGCGCCCGGGTCCGACGCCACCCGCTCCCGGCACGCCATGGCCATCCACCCCGGCTGGTTCGACCGCTCGCCGTGCGGCACCGGCACCTCGGCCCGGATGGCGCAGCTGCACGCCCGCGGCGAACTGCCGCTGCACCAGGACTTCGTCAACGAGTCGTTCATCGGGACGGAGTTCACCGGCCGGCTCGTCGGGGAGACCACCGTCGGCGGGCTGCCGGCCGTCGTCCCCACCGTCACCGGGCGCGCCTGGCTGACCGGCACCGCCCAGTACTTCCTCGACCCGGCCGACCCCTTCCCGGCGGGCTTCCGGCTCTGA
- a CDS encoding pyridoxamine 5'-phosphate oxidase family protein: MESAENVHPAHPRRLPQTDRTRHRRLREQGRLDRDALDAVLAAGFVCHLGVTVDGTPLVVPTVYGADGDTLYFHGSVASRSLAASPGAPVCVTVTHVDGLVLARSVFEHGVNYRSAMVFGTPRPVTDPDEKLAGLRCLTEQAAPGQWDYARPPSRKELAATALLALSLDEASVKVRTGPPDDGDGPDAALGLWAGELPLHTSWGPLRPDPRLPTGIEPPPHLTARPTATADQGTSGGSPAPSHTAGPDPSGPCATPAP; the protein is encoded by the coding sequence ATGGAATCAGCAGAAAACGTGCACCCCGCCCACCCTCGGCGGCTGCCGCAGACCGACCGCACCCGCCATCGCCGACTGCGCGAACAGGGCCGTCTCGACCGCGACGCCCTCGACGCCGTACTGGCCGCCGGCTTCGTCTGCCACCTCGGCGTGACCGTGGACGGCACCCCGCTCGTCGTCCCCACGGTCTACGGCGCGGACGGCGACACGCTCTACTTCCACGGGTCGGTCGCCAGCCGAAGCCTGGCCGCCTCGCCCGGCGCGCCCGTCTGCGTCACCGTCACCCACGTCGACGGGCTGGTCCTCGCCCGCTCCGTGTTCGAGCACGGCGTCAACTACCGCAGCGCGATGGTGTTCGGCACGCCCCGGCCGGTCACCGACCCGGACGAGAAGCTGGCCGGACTGCGCTGCCTGACCGAACAGGCCGCCCCGGGCCAGTGGGACTACGCCCGCCCCCCGAGCCGCAAGGAGCTCGCCGCCACCGCGCTGCTGGCCCTGTCCCTCGACGAGGCGTCGGTCAAGGTGCGCACCGGCCCGCCGGACGACGGCGACGGGCCCGACGCCGCGCTGGGCCTCTGGGCCGGCGAACTCCCCCTGCACACCTCCTGGGGCCCCCTCCGACCCGACCCGCGCCTCCCCACAGGCATCGAGCCCCCACCCCATCTCACCGCCCGTCCGACTGCCACGGCAGACCAGGGCACGTCCGGGGGGAGCCCGGCCCCCTCCCACACAGCGGGGCCGGACCCAAGTGGTCCGTGCGCGACGCCCGCGCCCTAG
- a CDS encoding GntR family transcriptional regulator has translation MGELKHRSLITAQERLRDQVAHQLRAALIAGELRPGAVYSAPGLAADFGVSATPVREAMLDLAREGLVEPVRNKGFRITEVSERDLDQYTEIRALIEVPVVGRITRTATREQLEALRPVALEIVTAARAHDLIGYLEADRRFHLELLGLSGNDRLVETVGELRKRSRLYGLTRLDEHDQLLPSAEEHLELLDVMLTGDAAAAEACMARHLGHVRSLWAQGREETPAPPAQRRPAARQG, from the coding sequence ATGGGTGAACTCAAGCACCGCAGCCTGATCACCGCTCAGGAGCGGCTGCGCGACCAGGTCGCCCACCAGCTGCGCGCCGCCCTGATCGCCGGCGAACTCCGGCCGGGGGCCGTCTACTCGGCGCCCGGCCTCGCGGCGGACTTCGGCGTCTCCGCCACCCCGGTGCGCGAGGCGATGCTCGATCTGGCCCGCGAGGGGCTGGTCGAGCCGGTGCGCAACAAGGGTTTCCGGATCACCGAGGTGAGTGAGCGCGACCTCGACCAGTACACCGAGATCCGTGCGCTGATCGAGGTCCCGGTCGTCGGCCGGATCACCCGCACCGCCACCCGCGAACAGCTGGAAGCGCTCCGGCCGGTCGCGCTGGAGATCGTCACCGCCGCCCGCGCCCACGACCTCATCGGGTACCTGGAGGCCGACCGCCGCTTCCACCTCGAACTGCTGGGCCTGAGCGGCAACGACCGCCTCGTCGAGACGGTGGGCGAGCTGCGCAAGCGGTCCCGCCTGTACGGCCTGACCCGCCTCGACGAGCACGACCAGCTGCTGCCGTCCGCCGAGGAACACCTGGAGCTGCTCGACGTGATGCTGACCGGGGACGCCGCGGCGGCCGAGGCGTGCATGGCCCGTCACCTGGGCCACGTCCGCTCCCTGTGGGCGCAGGGCCGCGAGGAGACGCCCGCCCCGCCCGCGCAGCGCCGGCCGGCGGCCCGTCAGGGCTGA
- a CDS encoding dihydrodipicolinate synthase family protein, whose amino-acid sequence MTTRTRPWHGIMVATTLPLRDDLSVDHDAYAAQVARLLAAGCDGVVPNGSLGEYQTLTEDERIRVVQTAVAAAGGDGDRVMPGVSAYGSAESRRWAERAAEAGAGSVLLLPPNGYRAGPAAVRAHFAEVAAAGVPVVAYNNPFDTKVDLTPQLLGALHADGSIVAVKEFSGDVRRAYEIAEVAPDLDLLIGADDVLLELALAGAVGWIAGYPNALPASCAALYRAATAHDLDTALPLYRALHPLLRWDSKPGFVQAIKFSMDLAGHHGGPTRPPRLPLADEELGVLRAATEKLLADGHH is encoded by the coding sequence ATGACCACCCGCACCCGCCCCTGGCACGGCATCATGGTCGCCACCACCCTGCCCCTGCGCGACGACCTCTCCGTCGACCACGACGCCTACGCGGCCCAGGTCGCCCGGCTGCTCGCGGCCGGCTGCGACGGCGTGGTGCCCAACGGGTCGCTCGGCGAGTACCAGACCCTCACCGAGGACGAACGCATCCGGGTCGTGCAGACGGCCGTGGCGGCCGCGGGCGGCGACGGCGACCGGGTGATGCCGGGCGTCTCGGCCTACGGCAGCGCCGAGTCGCGCCGCTGGGCCGAGCGGGCCGCCGAGGCCGGCGCCGGCTCCGTCCTGCTGCTGCCGCCCAACGGCTACCGTGCCGGCCCGGCCGCGGTCCGCGCCCACTTCGCCGAGGTCGCCGCGGCCGGCGTCCCGGTCGTCGCCTACAACAACCCCTTCGACACCAAGGTCGACCTCACCCCGCAGCTGCTCGGCGCGCTGCACGCCGACGGCAGCATCGTGGCCGTCAAGGAGTTCAGCGGCGACGTCCGCAGGGCGTACGAGATCGCCGAAGTCGCCCCGGACCTGGACCTGTTGATCGGGGCGGACGACGTGCTGCTGGAACTCGCCCTCGCCGGGGCGGTCGGCTGGATCGCCGGCTACCCCAACGCGCTGCCCGCCTCCTGCGCCGCCCTCTACCGCGCCGCGACCGCCCACGACCTCGACACCGCGCTGCCCCTGTACCGCGCCCTGCACCCGCTGCTGCGCTGGGACTCCAAGCCCGGCTTCGTGCAGGCGATCAAGTTCTCCATGGACCTCGCCGGACACCACGGCGGCCCCACCCGGCCGCCCCGCCTCCCGCTCGCGGACGAGGAGTTGGGCGTGCTCCGCGCCGCCACCGAGAAGCTGCTCGCCGACGGCCACCACTGA
- a CDS encoding (2Fe-2S)-binding protein has protein sequence MSRRRRRTPAALVRARPEPAFEISLDGRPLPALPGQSLAAALWAAGVLSWRRTRGSGRPRGAFCGIGSCHDCLATVNGTPNQRACLVPARPGDAVTTQEGHGRAGLAV, from the coding sequence ATGAGCCGCCGCCGTCGCCGAACCCCCGCCGCCCTCGTACGCGCCCGTCCGGAACCGGCGTTCGAGATCAGCCTGGACGGCAGACCCCTGCCCGCACTGCCCGGCCAGAGCCTCGCGGCCGCGCTCTGGGCGGCCGGCGTGCTCTCCTGGCGGCGCACCCGCGGCAGCGGGCGGCCGCGCGGCGCCTTCTGCGGCATCGGCTCCTGCCACGACTGCCTGGCCACCGTCAACGGCACCCCCAACCAACGGGCCTGCCTGGTCCCGGCCCGGCCGGGGGACGCCGTCACCACCCAGGAGGGACACGGCCGTGCCGGCCTCGCCGTCTGA
- a CDS encoding NAD(P)/FAD-dependent oxidoreductase, giving the protein MPASPSDPRGSVHDLAVIGAGPAGLAAAVTAADLGLTVALLDAAPRPGGQFYRQPAPGLGAARPQALHHAWGAFTRRAARLAAHRATGRVHHLAEHHVWAVTRATADPEHWAVHAVTGPDGAHGPAPELTARHVLLATGAYERQLPFPGWTLPGVVGAAGAQAMLKAGLVLPGRRIVVAGSGPLLLAVAGSLAAAGARVPVVAEAGDYRAYARSPRALAAQPRKLVEAAGHAATLARHGVRLRTRSAVTAVHGTDRVEVVTLTRLDRDWRPLPGTGVRIPCDALAVGHGLVPQLEPATGLGCATRPTPDGGHALVVDGRQRTTVAGIWAAGETCGVAGAELAFIEGELAARSIAGRGPVAALRRRRDRLRRFALTMAAVHAPRPGWSDWLRTDTEVCRCEEVTAGRIQDAVTGLGARDGRTVKLLTRAGMGWCQGRMCGTAVTHLAGDTDPAPTRRPLACPVFLDHLTDG; this is encoded by the coding sequence GTGCCGGCCTCGCCGTCTGACCCCCGGGGCTCCGTCCACGACCTCGCCGTCATCGGGGCGGGGCCGGCCGGGCTCGCCGCCGCCGTCACCGCGGCCGACCTCGGACTGACCGTGGCCCTGCTCGACGCCGCACCCCGCCCCGGCGGCCAGTTCTACCGGCAGCCGGCACCCGGCCTCGGCGCCGCCCGCCCGCAGGCCCTGCACCACGCCTGGGGCGCCTTCACCCGCCGCGCGGCCCGCCTGGCGGCACACCGCGCCACCGGTCGGGTCCACCACCTCGCCGAGCACCACGTCTGGGCCGTCACCCGGGCCACCGCCGACCCGGAACACTGGGCCGTCCACGCGGTGACCGGACCCGACGGTGCGCACGGCCCCGCCCCGGAGCTGACCGCACGTCATGTGCTGCTCGCCACCGGGGCGTACGAGCGCCAGCTCCCCTTTCCCGGCTGGACGCTGCCCGGTGTCGTCGGTGCGGCCGGCGCGCAGGCGATGCTCAAGGCCGGTCTGGTGCTGCCGGGGCGGCGGATCGTGGTCGCGGGCAGCGGGCCGCTGCTGCTCGCCGTCGCCGGTTCGCTGGCCGCCGCCGGAGCGCGGGTCCCGGTCGTCGCCGAGGCGGGCGACTACCGGGCGTACGCCCGCAGTCCCCGCGCCCTGGCCGCCCAGCCCCGCAAGCTCGTCGAGGCGGCGGGCCACGCCGCCACCCTGGCCCGGCACGGCGTACGCCTGCGGACCCGGAGCGCGGTCACCGCCGTGCACGGCACCGACCGGGTCGAGGTCGTCACCCTGACCCGGCTCGACCGCGACTGGCGGCCGCTGCCCGGCACCGGCGTACGCATCCCGTGCGACGCCCTCGCGGTGGGCCACGGCCTGGTGCCGCAACTGGAGCCGGCCACCGGACTCGGCTGCGCCACCCGCCCCACGCCCGACGGCGGCCACGCCCTGGTCGTCGACGGGCGGCAGCGGACCACGGTCGCGGGGATCTGGGCGGCGGGGGAGACCTGCGGTGTCGCCGGCGCCGAACTCGCCTTCATCGAAGGCGAGTTGGCGGCCCGCTCGATCGCCGGCCGGGGTCCGGTTGCGGCGCTGCGGCGGCGCCGGGACCGGTTGCGCCGGTTCGCGCTGACCATGGCCGCCGTCCACGCGCCGCGCCCCGGCTGGTCCGACTGGCTGCGCACCGACACCGAGGTGTGCCGCTGCGAGGAGGTCACCGCCGGCCGCATCCAGGACGCCGTCACCGGCCTCGGCGCCCGCGACGGCCGCACCGTCAAACTCCTCACCCGCGCCGGCATGGGCTGGTGCCAGGGCCGGATGTGCGGCACCGCCGTGACACACCTCGCGGGGGACACCGACCCCGCGCCCACCCGCCGTCCCCTGGCCTGCCCGGTCTTCCTCGACCACCTCACCGACGGCTGA